The Desulfonatronum sp. SC1 genome has a segment encoding these proteins:
- a CDS encoding glutamine synthetase family protein: protein MRQEGEANTDSDTVPNPVGKTAATEAWKDEDVEFIKIFFTDLNGRLRALTINPEFMDQIVEKGVGFDGSSIAGITTVDDSDRLLLPVPESYRVLEFNSERIGFCIAKISNLMGGRSLSDPRAVLERTLERAMEEFGVRFQVAPEYEFFLLKSDDFTKNIHSDKAGYFHSDPHDKGGFVRNQIIRTLKRCGIRHEKTHHEVTASQHEINLEHTDALSAADRTLLFNYVAERVAAEQGMHMTLMPKPFDGQNRNAFHLHISMWNQEGENLFHDAQSEHRLSSQARQFIAGILKYARQTSIIMASTYNSYKAYVAEREAPMVVGWGIKNRSSMVRLPYCVSPESTRLELRSPDPSGNVYLQMAALIEMGLQGLREGEECGPPDMGSVYRSLFDCRVWDERFLPRSMYEALVEAERSEFLRNLLGESIYNHYLCLKIASWEEHRTHVTPRELGNYLSC, encoded by the coding sequence GTGCGGCAGGAAGGTGAAGCGAATACTGATTCGGACACGGTTCCGAATCCGGTCGGAAAAACGGCTGCGACCGAGGCATGGAAGGACGAGGATGTGGAGTTCATCAAGATTTTTTTCACGGACCTGAATGGACGGCTTCGGGCCTTGACCATCAACCCGGAGTTCATGGACCAGATCGTGGAAAAAGGGGTGGGTTTTGACGGCAGTTCCATTGCCGGGATCACCACGGTGGACGACAGCGACCGGCTGTTGCTTCCCGTTCCGGAGAGCTACCGCGTGCTGGAGTTCAACAGTGAACGGATCGGCTTCTGTATCGCCAAGATTTCAAACCTGATGGGCGGGCGGTCTCTGTCCGATCCTCGGGCCGTCCTTGAACGGACCTTGGAGCGAGCCATGGAGGAATTCGGCGTACGCTTTCAGGTGGCTCCGGAATACGAGTTCTTTCTCCTCAAAAGCGATGACTTCACTAAAAACATCCATTCGGACAAGGCAGGCTATTTTCACTCCGATCCCCACGACAAGGGCGGTTTCGTGCGCAACCAGATCATCCGCACCCTCAAGCGCTGCGGCATCCGTCACGAAAAGACCCATCACGAGGTTACGGCATCTCAGCACGAAATCAACCTGGAGCACACGGACGCTCTGTCCGCCGCGGACAGGACCCTGCTCTTCAACTACGTCGCGGAGCGGGTGGCCGCGGAACAGGGCATGCACATGACCCTGATGCCCAAGCCCTTTGACGGCCAGAACCGCAACGCCTTTCACCTGCATATCTCCATGTGGAATCAAGAAGGAGAAAACCTGTTCCACGACGCCCAAAGTGAGCACCGGCTGAGCAGCCAAGCTCGGCAATTCATCGCCGGAATTCTGAAGTACGCCCGCCAGACATCCATCATCATGGCCTCCACGTACAATTCCTACAAGGCCTATGTGGCGGAGCGGGAAGCGCCCATGGTGGTGGGTTGGGGGATCAAGAACCGTAGCTCCATGGTCCGTCTGCCCTACTGCGTCAGCCCGGAAAGCACCCGGCTGGAGCTACGCAGCCCGGATCCGTCCGGCAACGTGTACCTTCAGATGGCGGCTTTGATCGAAATGGGGCTTCAGGGGCTCCGGGAAGGAGAAGAGTGCGGACCACCGGACATGGGCAGTGTCTATCGCAGTCTTTTCGATTGTCGGGTTTGGGACGAACGCTTCCTGCCCCGGAGCATGTATGAGGCCTTGGTGGAGGCGGAGCGCAGCGAATTCCTGCGCAACCTTCTGGGCGAGAGCATCTACAACCACTATCTGTGCTTGAAGATCGCCAGTTGGGAAGAGCACCGCACCCACGTTACGCCGCGGGAACTGGGAAACTACCTGAGTTGTTAA
- a CDS encoding VOC family protein, producing the protein MSDRFTTHGAFSWSELLTSDVEGAKKFYGDLLGWEIEDMPMEGMDYTVVKAGGEEVGGIMAMPPQAPEGMPPHWGTYVTVTDVDAVARKASELGGRVLLPPTDIPGVGRFSVLQDPQGAVLSVITYAPQGAGE; encoded by the coding sequence ATGAGCGATAGGTTTACGACCCATGGAGCATTCAGTTGGAGCGAGTTGCTGACCAGCGACGTGGAGGGAGCCAAGAAGTTTTATGGGGATTTGCTTGGCTGGGAGATCGAGGACATGCCCATGGAGGGCATGGACTACACCGTGGTCAAGGCCGGAGGAGAGGAAGTGGGCGGGATCATGGCCATGCCGCCTCAGGCGCCGGAGGGCATGCCGCCTCACTGGGGGACCTACGTTACGGTAACGGACGTGGACGCCGTGGCCCGCAAAGCCTCGGAACTCGGAGGGCGGGTGCTCCTCCCGCCCACGGACATCCCCGGCGTGGGCCGGTTCAGCGTTCTTCAGGATCCGCAAGGGGCGGTGCTGTCCGTTATTACGTATGCCCCGCAAGGGGCTGGCGAATGA
- the rsgA gene encoding ribosome small subunit-dependent GTPase A — MNLHSLGWTSSLAETFASRQQPGLVPARVSREGRGVYTLLSEQGRFQAEVSGKFRHRTAARTDYPAVGDWVVAEPGDAFSRGMVHEILPRRSAFIRRVAGGQSQGQVVAANADIAFLVSGLDREFKPRRIERYLTLAWESGADPVILLNKADLHAQPEKARLQAEAVAPGVAVNLISAATGDGLRDSLALLGPGRTGVLLGSSGVGKSSIINAVIGREARKTSVVREADGRGRHTTTHRQLMILPTGAILIDTPGLREIQLLADEKSLDRSFGDIDELAASCRFRDCSHNGEPDCAVQDALAEGLLEMERYESWLRQCKEIKYHQREQDVLLRIQEKRRWKTIQKTVREAYRYKGR; from the coding sequence ATGAATCTCCACTCCCTGGGCTGGACCTCCAGCTTGGCCGAGACCTTTGCCTCCAGGCAGCAGCCCGGACTCGTACCGGCGCGGGTCAGCCGTGAAGGCCGGGGTGTGTACACCCTTTTGTCTGAACAAGGGCGCTTTCAGGCTGAAGTGAGCGGAAAATTCAGGCACCGAACCGCTGCCCGGACCGACTATCCGGCCGTGGGCGATTGGGTGGTCGCGGAACCGGGAGATGCCTTCTCCCGCGGCATGGTCCACGAAATCCTGCCCAGGAGGTCGGCCTTTATCCGGCGCGTGGCCGGCGGCCAAAGCCAGGGGCAGGTGGTCGCGGCCAACGCGGACATCGCCTTTCTGGTCAGCGGGCTGGACCGGGAATTCAAGCCTCGACGCATCGAACGGTATTTGACCTTGGCCTGGGAGTCCGGGGCCGACCCGGTCATTCTTCTGAACAAGGCGGATCTTCACGCCCAGCCGGAAAAGGCCCGACTCCAGGCCGAAGCCGTTGCCCCGGGTGTCGCCGTTAATTTGATCAGCGCCGCGACGGGAGATGGTTTGCGTGACTCGCTTGCGCTCCTTGGTCCTGGGCGGACCGGCGTGTTGTTGGGCTCTTCCGGAGTGGGCAAGTCGTCGATCATCAACGCCGTCATCGGCCGGGAAGCTCGGAAGACCTCGGTCGTGCGCGAGGCGGACGGCAGGGGCCGACACACGACCACGCACAGGCAACTGATGATCCTGCCGACCGGTGCGATTCTCATCGACACGCCCGGCCTGCGGGAGATTCAACTTCTGGCCGATGAAAAATCCTTGGACCGGTCCTTCGGGGATATCGACGAGCTGGCGGCTTCATGCCGTTTCCGGGATTGCTCGCATAATGGCGAGCCGGACTGCGCCGTGCAGGATGCTCTCGCGGAGGGCTTGCTGGAGATGGAGCGATACGAGAGCTGGCTGCGCCAATGCAAGGAAATCAAGTATCATCAGCGAGAGCAGGACGTTCTGCTGAGGATTCAGGAAAAGAGGCGCTGGAAAACGATCCAGAAGACGGTGCGGGAGGCATATCGATATAAAGGGCGATGA
- the cls gene encoding cardiolipin synthase, whose product MEWQFIENWPALLAAAFFLYWLAVLVVLVNDQRDPTKTLAWLVLLSFLPLFGLALYYFFGRNWRKIAEQRGLHERHRAMAGPTMRAIYARYADMAESGRKWAEERGYSRLVRLIEQTESTPPLPACDVRILPSGADKFALLKEDLAQAKETINIQYFIWERDRLTAELCAILLERLRAGVEVRMLNDFIGNLPYRKTELNRLAAAGAKVRFDVRQLNRANYRNHRKIVVIDGVRGYTGGINVGQEYIDGGRRFPSWRDTHVRFCGPAVAELQKLFALRWSETSREDLFTPRFFPESYPVPESCVPVQVTATSVEDKWQTARRAHVLAMGHARKRIWIQSPYFVPDEQIYETMVNAALAGVDVRLMMTGLPDKRTAWYAAQTYFGPLLEAGGRIYYYMQGFLHAKTMTIDGNLLCIGTMNIDMRSLELHKELMVWFLNDDLARRHDAIFEQDLESCEEYTPARLRSLSKLAAFRNSAMRLASNLL is encoded by the coding sequence ATGGAGTGGCAATTCATTGAAAACTGGCCCGCCCTGCTGGCGGCCGCCTTTTTCCTCTACTGGCTGGCGGTGCTGGTGGTCCTGGTCAACGACCAGCGCGACCCGACGAAAACCCTGGCCTGGTTGGTGCTGCTCTCCTTTCTGCCGCTTTTTGGCCTGGCCCTGTACTATTTTTTCGGTCGCAACTGGCGCAAGATCGCCGAGCAGCGAGGGCTGCACGAACGACATCGGGCCATGGCCGGGCCGACCATGCGCGCGATTTACGCCCGGTACGCGGACATGGCGGAGTCCGGCCGGAAGTGGGCCGAAGAACGGGGCTACTCCCGCCTGGTCCGACTGATCGAGCAAACCGAGTCCACCCCGCCCCTGCCGGCCTGCGACGTGCGCATCCTGCCCAGCGGCGCGGACAAGTTCGCGCTCCTGAAGGAAGACCTGGCCCAGGCCAAGGAAACCATAAACATCCAGTACTTCATCTGGGAGAGGGATCGGTTGACCGCTGAGCTGTGCGCCATCCTCCTGGAGCGACTGCGGGCCGGGGTGGAAGTGCGGATGCTCAACGACTTCATCGGCAACCTGCCCTACCGCAAGACCGAACTGAACCGGCTGGCCGCCGCGGGCGCCAAGGTCCGTTTCGACGTCCGACAACTGAACAGGGCCAATTACCGCAACCACCGCAAGATCGTGGTCATCGACGGGGTGCGCGGATACACCGGCGGGATCAACGTGGGTCAGGAATACATCGACGGCGGAAGGCGCTTCCCCTCCTGGCGGGACACCCATGTCCGGTTTTGCGGTCCGGCCGTGGCCGAACTGCAAAAACTCTTCGCCCTGCGCTGGTCCGAGACCAGCCGGGAAGATTTATTCACCCCGCGCTTCTTCCCGGAGTCGTACCCCGTGCCCGAAAGCTGCGTTCCGGTTCAGGTCACGGCCACCAGCGTGGAGGACAAATGGCAAACCGCCCGCCGCGCCCACGTGCTGGCCATGGGCCACGCCCGCAAGCGCATCTGGATCCAGTCGCCCTACTTCGTGCCGGATGAACAGATCTACGAAACCATGGTCAACGCGGCCCTGGCCGGGGTGGACGTCCGCCTGATGATGACCGGACTGCCGGACAAGCGCACCGCCTGGTACGCGGCCCAGACCTATTTCGGTCCGCTTCTGGAGGCCGGCGGCCGGATCTATTACTACATGCAGGGCTTCCTGCACGCCAAAACCATGACCATCGACGGCAACCTGCTCTGCATCGGGACCATGAACATCGACATGCGCAGCCTGGAGCTGCACAAGGAACTGATGGTCTGGTTCCTGAACGATGACTTGGCCCGGCGCCACGACGCCATCTTTGAGCAGGATCTGGAGTCCTGCGAGGAATACACCCCGGCCCGTTTGCGCTCCCTCTCCAAACTCGCCGCGTTCCGCAACTCGGCCATGCGCCTGGCGTCCAACCTGCTTTGA
- a CDS encoding RNHCP domain-containing protein, translating to MRTRSDMRGRGGALPSSNAFLCGHCNRTVPGEAPGTQHRNHCPHCLWSLHVDLRTGDRRSGCHGRMEPVGVAVRYDGDWALLHRCQSCGLIRMNRIAGDDNPMALLSLAVRPLGKPPFPMDQLPRLIPGDEEVRP from the coding sequence ATGCGAACCAGATCCGACATGCGCGGTCGGGGCGGCGCTTTGCCGTCTTCCAACGCCTTTCTTTGCGGTCACTGCAACCGCACCGTGCCCGGGGAAGCTCCCGGCACCCAGCATCGAAATCATTGCCCCCACTGCCTCTGGAGTCTCCACGTCGACCTGCGTACCGGCGACCGGAGAAGCGGTTGTCACGGACGAATGGAACCCGTCGGCGTTGCCGTGCGCTATGATGGCGATTGGGCCTTGCTCCATCGCTGCCAATCCTGCGGGTTGATCCGCATGAACCGCATCGCCGGCGACGACAACCCCATGGCCCTGCTTTCCTTGGCCGTGCGCCCCTTGGGCAAGCCTCCGTTCCCCATGGACCAATTGCCCCGACTGATACCCGGCGACGAGGAGGTGCGGCCATGA